The Anastrepha ludens isolate Willacy chromosome X, idAnaLude1.1, whole genome shotgun sequence genome includes a window with the following:
- the LOC128869678 gene encoding uncharacterized protein LOC128869678 isoform X1, protein MDIGINLSILQWNIQGYSNNKFALEYLVHKRKPDVLLLQETLIVQKNLNFLNLPNYNAYHHNKTSPYAKSGIAILVKNTVNTSNHRTSTSNLLHQTITVHGVKDLHITNKYKETDVNLTTQLLDDIPEINTGHHLIGGDLNAQNTLWGSKYCSRSGALWEQFADRRNLTIMNGGSPTLLNTRNTLITNTGPKYLKKVEKRFQERKANWDLFKGKNDILHHQFEQTRNVNKEAAQIKKIIRKSSNESMPLNQPLKQNEAPIWFNSEISKLVILKNKAWQKFKAKKTPVSSLNYKKISAQVRRACKQAKKETWTCFVNSLNPTLDTKTIWTKVKKIKSSKTLDFPPIFENNDIHSHPEVIAEKFANLWSSIASNDNFSPQLIHEKTQINFSNVCDNNTTNGK, encoded by the coding sequence ATGGATATTGGTATTAACTTATCAATATTACAGTGGAACATACAAGGATACTCAAATAACAAATTTGCACTCGAATACCTCGTACACAAACGTAAGCCAGACGTTCTACTCTTACAAGAAACGCTCATTGtacaaaaaaatctgaattttttgaaCTTACCAAACTACAACGCCTATCATCACAACAAAACATCTCCATATGCCAAATCCGGTATAgcgattttggtaaaaaatacaGTCAATACGTCCAATCACAGGACTTCTACTAGTAATCTTCTACATCAGACAATTACAGTACACGGGGTAAAAGACTTGCacattacaaataaatacaaagaaacTGATGTGAACTTAACTACACAACTTCTCGACGACATACCCGAAATAAACACAGGTCACCACCTCATAGGAGGTGACTTAAACGCCCAAAACACCTTATGGGGTTCGAAATACTGTTCAAGAAGTGGTGCACTGTGGGAACAATTCGCAGATCGACGAAATCTTACCATTATGAATGGCGGATCGCCAACACTTTTAAACACAAGGAACACTCTCATAACTAATACCGGaccaaaatacctcaaaaaagttgaaaagcgATTCCAGGAACGTAAAGCCAACTGGGATCTGTTCAAGGGGAAAAATGACATCCTACACCATCAATTTGAACAAACTAGAAACGTGAATAAGGAAGCGGCAcagatcaaaaaaataattcggAAATCTTCCAACGAATCTATGCCACTTAACCAACCCCTCAAACAAAACGAAGCACCAATTTGGTTCAACTCCGAAATAAGCAAGCTAGTGATTCTAAAAAACAAAGCATGGCAGAAGTTTAAAGCGAAAAAAACTCCAGTAAGTAGTCTAAACTACAAAAAGATCTCAGCTCAAGTTAGAAGAGCATGCAAACAGGCTAAAAAGGAAACATGGACTTGTTTTGTTAACTCACTTAACCCTACCCTTGACACAAAAACAATTTGGACCAAggtaaaaaagataaaatcatCCAAAACACTGGACTTCCCtcccatttttgaaaataatgacaTACATTCACACCCAGAGGTAATAGCTGAGAAATTCGCTAATTTATGGAGTTCAATAGCATCAAACGATAA
- the LOC128869678 gene encoding uncharacterized protein LOC128869678 isoform X2 — MSGVDHPNRNRFRDLDPENPPGKRLKKTETNFMYLPEHKQSDDHIPRYLVAAATSPIVEDGIRSLSKYNVFQTERGLKHISTEYTPVSELKSGDLLIKTNNLKAAEKFMKATHIGVIPVKITSHKTLNTIQGREVVEGLAKQKVVEVKKIMKKVEDILAPTGAAVITFDLICRPDTLMLGWVRVRVQEHIPNPMRCQMCQKLGHTKKLCIGVELCKECAEPPPHETCQKKFCVNCNNDRHATSDPACPSYLKHKAINKIKIENRCTVRQAWKLFNTNPSAYEIEPFQKPTTAQIVKNNITTTKNIKSLNKNNNQTAPTTSNTTISNEELSSETVQNQKNASTSITTPITTKPNTQTQNITPSSSTTTKEIEKTQTENNEIEFSSSESV, encoded by the coding sequence ATGAGTGGGGTTGACCACCCCAACAGAAACCGGTTCCGAGACCTCGATCCGGAGAACCCCCCAGGAAAACGACTAAAAAAAACTGAGACGAACTTTATGTACCTACCAGAACATAAACAATCCGACGACCACATTCCCCGTTATCTTGTGGCAGCGGCAACGAGCCCAATTGTGGAAGACGGCATACGTTCACTCTCCAAATACAATGTGTTCCAAACTGAGAGAGGATTAAAGCACATAAGCACTGAATACACTCCTGTATCAGAACTTAAATCTGGAGATCTACTCATCAAAACAAATAACCTAAAAGCGgctgaaaaattcatgaaagccACCCACATCGGAGTAATCCCCGTCAAAATTACATCGCACAAAACACTCAATACCATTCAAGGAAGAGAAGTGGTGGAAGGTTTGGCTAAACAAAAAGTCGTCGAGGTGAAGAAGATTATGAAGAAAGTCGAGGACATACTAGCTCCAACCGGCGCCGCAGTGATAACTTTCGATCTAATATGCAGACCTGACACACTCATGCTAGGTTGGGTAAGAGTTCGCGTGCAGGAACACATTCCAAATCCCATGAGATGCCAAATGTGTCAAAAGCTAGGGCACACCAAAAAATTGTGCATAGGCGTAGAACTATGCAAAGAATGCGCAGAACCACCACCACATGAAACTTGCCAGAAAAAATTCTGTGTGAACTGTAACAATGACAGACACGCTACCAGCGATCCCGCATGTCCAAGCTATCTCAAAcacaaagcaataaataaaataaaaattgaaaaccggTGCACAGTAAGACAAGCATGGAAATTATTCAATACAAACCCATCTGCCTACGAAATAGAACCGTTTCAAAAACCAACAACAGCACAAATAGTCAAAAACAATATCacaactacaaaaaatataaaaagtctaaacaaaaacaacaaccaaactGCGCCAACAACATCAAATACAACAATAAGCAACGAAGAACTATCAAGCGAAACTGTACAAAATCAAAAGAATGCATCTACTTCTATTACAACACCAATTACAACGAAACCAAATACACAAACTCAAAACATCACGCCATCATCATCTACTACtacaaaagaaattgaaaaaacacaaacagaaaacaatgaaattgaattttcgTCTTCAGAAAGTGTGTGA